The following are from one region of the Stanieria sp. NIES-3757 genome:
- a CDS encoding beta-lactamase domain protein, which yields MLFRQLFDPESSTYTYLIADSNTQEAILVDPVLEQVERDLKLLTELGLTLRYCLETHLHADHITGTGILRKKTNCLGIVPANTQIECADCQIKDGEVFKLESIIIKAIATPGHTDSHMAYLINGKRLLTGDALLIRGCGRTDFQGGDAGTLYDSVTQKLFTLPDETLVYPCHDYRGHTVSTIGEEKHWNPRFVGRSRQDFIDFMNNLNLPEPKKMMEALPANERCGHILASQQ from the coding sequence ATGCTATTTCGTCAATTATTCGACCCAGAATCAAGCACTTATACTTATCTCATTGCTGATTCAAATACTCAAGAAGCAATTCTAGTAGATCCCGTTTTAGAACAAGTGGAACGAGATTTAAAATTATTAACCGAATTAGGATTGACCCTACGCTACTGCTTAGAAACCCATCTTCATGCCGACCATATTACAGGAACAGGCATACTACGAAAAAAAACTAATTGCTTAGGAATAGTACCAGCCAATACGCAAATTGAATGTGCAGATTGTCAGATCAAAGATGGAGAAGTATTTAAATTAGAATCGATCATTATCAAAGCGATCGCAACTCCTGGTCATACAGATAGCCACATGGCATACCTAATTAATGGTAAACGATTATTAACGGGTGATGCTTTGTTGATTCGTGGTTGTGGTCGAACTGATTTTCAAGGCGGCGATGCGGGTACACTCTACGACTCAGTAACTCAAAAACTTTTTACTTTGCCCGATGAAACTTTAGTTTATCCTTGTCATGATTATCGTGGACATACTGTTTCTACAATTGGTGAAGAAAAACACTGGAACCCTAGATTTGTTGGACGCAGTCGCCAAGATTTTATTGATTTTATGAATAATCTTAATCTTCCCGAGCCAAAAAAAATGATGGAAGCTTTGCCAGCTAATGAAAGGTGCGGTCACATTTTAGCTTCTCAACAATAA
- a CDS encoding DNA replication and repair protein RecF has protein sequence MYLKNLHLRSFRNYSEQQVDFTAQKTILVGNNAQGKSNLLESVELLATLKSHRVTRDRELVLDGTNFGKIEATIERAYGTSELGLILRKQGRRTVELNHETLRRQVDFLGVLNAVQFSSLDLDLVRGAPESRRNWLDSLVTQIEPIYAHILQEYEQVLRQRNALLKTIVQREQQPSLTSSFVDTKQLQLWDEQLAAAGSRVTRRRARVLARLTPIAQQWHHRISGTTEILEINYAPNVNWTEDEPDKVQQVFLTKLEQKRIVEQNQGKTVVGPHRDEIEFTINQTPARYYGSQGQQRTLVLALKLAELKLIEEVVGEPPLLLLDDVLAELDPNRQNQLLEVIGGKRGIDSKINGFQTLITTTHIGSFNHQWIEDSQILTVEAGKIQNC, from the coding sequence ATGTATCTTAAAAATCTTCATCTGCGGTCATTTCGTAACTATAGTGAACAGCAGGTAGACTTTACCGCCCAAAAAACTATTTTGGTAGGTAATAATGCTCAAGGAAAGTCTAATCTTCTTGAATCCGTAGAACTATTAGCAACTCTTAAAAGTCATCGTGTTACTCGCGATCGCGAATTAGTTTTAGATGGGACAAATTTTGGTAAAATCGAGGCTACCATAGAAAGAGCTTATGGGACATCGGAACTAGGATTAATTCTTCGTAAGCAAGGAAGACGGACAGTTGAATTAAATCACGAAACTTTACGCCGTCAAGTTGATTTTTTAGGAGTTCTCAACGCAGTACAGTTTTCCAGTTTAGATTTAGATTTGGTTAGAGGTGCGCCTGAATCTCGTCGTAACTGGCTTGATAGCTTAGTCACTCAAATAGAACCAATCTATGCTCATATTTTACAAGAATACGAACAGGTATTGCGCCAACGTAATGCTTTGCTCAAAACAATTGTGCAGCGAGAACAACAACCATCATTAACTTCATCTTTCGTCGATACCAAACAACTACAATTGTGGGATGAACAATTAGCAGCAGCAGGTTCTCGGGTAACAAGAAGACGAGCTAGAGTATTAGCTAGATTAACTCCCATTGCACAACAATGGCATCATCGCATTAGTGGGACTACTGAAATTTTAGAAATTAATTACGCACCAAATGTAAATTGGACTGAAGACGAACCCGATAAGGTGCAACAAGTTTTTTTAACTAAACTTGAACAAAAACGTATTGTTGAACAAAATCAAGGTAAAACTGTAGTAGGACCTCATCGAGATGAAATCGAATTTACAATTAATCAAACTCCTGCTCGTTATTATGGTTCCCAAGGACAACAACGCACCTTAGTTTTAGCTTTGAAACTGGCAGAATTAAAATTAATTGAAGAAGTAGTAGGAGAACCTCCCTTACTTTTATTAGATGATGTTTTAGCTGAACTCGATCCCAATCGGCAAAATCAACTTTTAGAAGTTATTGGTGGTAAACGGGGAATTGATAGCAAAATCAATGGTTTTCAAACTTTAATTACAACTACTCATATTGGTTCTTTTAATCATCAATGGATTGAAGATTCTCAGATCCTTACTGTCGAAGCGGGTAAAATTCAGAATTGTTAA
- a CDS encoding glycosyltransferase — MKQVINPWMNRIRSIFFQAREIHNQETRERFTPFDRDLALGDVHSDRWSNFKVSIFTQFFPPDYAATGQLIQELATHLAQQGMDVDIFTGQPGYAFDQGQAPAIERFTRLLIKRSRITKLGSGRILGKALSGVLFCLRSILHLLRSWHRGDVLMLTTAPPFLPAIGYLANLCFKRNYVCLIYDLYPDITTALSIFPNHHLLVKIWTAINHRVWQRAQGIIVLSPTMKQRITAQAPQLTDKISVIHNWADPDWIKPIPKEENWFASQYGMKDKFTVLYSGNLGRCHDAETIMETIKLLKDEPIQFVFIGGGAKKTVCIETVQNLGLENCIFLPYQQKTDLPYSLTACDLSLVSIAPGFEGLVVPSKLYGILAAGRPVAAICESHSYLRELLKDSGCGVSFSNNDSLALAEFIRFLALNPEQAIEMGKAGRTYLESHFTPEIIAEKYLQVLRGVIWSDDKDDYQVDWNQKAALNSLR; from the coding sequence ATGAAACAAGTAATAAACCCCTGGATGAATAGGATTAGAAGTATCTTTTTTCAAGCTAGAGAAATCCACAACCAAGAAACTCGCGAGAGGTTCACCCCCTTTGATCGCGATCTCGCCCTTGGCGATGTGCATAGCGATCGCTGGTCAAACTTTAAAGTTTCTATATTTACTCAGTTTTTTCCCCCAGACTATGCAGCTACGGGTCAGTTAATTCAGGAATTAGCAACTCATCTAGCCCAACAGGGAATGGATGTTGATATCTTTACTGGGCAACCTGGTTATGCTTTCGATCAAGGGCAAGCTCCAGCAATTGAGCGTTTTACACGTTTGTTAATCAAGCGATCGCGTATTACTAAACTAGGCTCTGGCAGAATTCTCGGTAAGGCTCTCAGTGGTGTTCTCTTTTGTCTACGTTCAATTTTACATTTGCTTAGATCTTGGCATCGTGGTGATGTTCTCATGCTTACTACCGCACCACCATTTTTACCAGCGATCGGATATTTAGCTAATTTATGTTTTAAACGTAACTATGTCTGCTTAATTTACGATTTATATCCTGATATCACAACTGCACTATCTATTTTTCCCAATCATCATCTACTGGTCAAAATTTGGACTGCGATTAATCATCGAGTTTGGCAACGCGCTCAAGGAATTATTGTTCTCAGCCCAACTATGAAACAAAGAATAACCGCTCAAGCTCCTCAACTGACTGACAAAATTTCTGTAATTCATAATTGGGCAGATCCTGATTGGATCAAACCGATCCCCAAGGAAGAAAATTGGTTTGCTAGTCAGTATGGAATGAAAGACAAGTTTACTGTGTTGTACTCAGGCAATCTTGGTCGTTGCCATGACGCTGAGACAATCATGGAGACCATTAAACTATTAAAAGATGAACCAATTCAATTTGTTTTCATTGGTGGTGGTGCTAAGAAAACAGTTTGCATAGAAACTGTACAAAATCTTGGTTTAGAAAACTGTATTTTCTTACCTTATCAACAGAAAACAGACCTTCCCTATTCTCTTACAGCTTGCGATTTGTCATTAGTTAGTATTGCGCCTGGTTTTGAAGGATTAGTTGTTCCTAGTAAGCTTTATGGTATTTTAGCTGCCGGACGACCTGTTGCAGCTATCTGCGAATCTCATTCTTATCTAAGAGAACTATTAAAAGATTCAGGCTGTGGTGTTTCTTTTAGCAATAATGATAGTCTTGCCTTAGCTGAATTCATTCGTTTTCTAGCTTTAAATCCTGAGCAAGCGATTGAAATGGGTAAAGCTGGTCGTACATATCTAGAATCACACTTTACCCCCGAAATTATTGCCGAGAAATACTTACAGGTACTTAGAGGAGTAATTTGGAGTGACGACAAGGATGATTATCAAGTAGATTGGAACCAAAAAGCTGCTCTTAACTCCTTGCGCTGA
- a CDS encoding capsular exopolysaccharide family protein — MNNQLVNPNSLYLPTPETESAFSLTELKQTLSRQWKPALLVASTVCAGIFLSTVLQNPKYQSQTLILLENQKTQQSASVSPEQQSLATGYYNLKDLSTEVLVLRSYPLIAKAVKQVQQKYGDLTVTDVMENLSITQAAVNEMPTDVLVVSYTDTNPERAKAVLDALGSTYVEYSLNRQRSQAGNAINFIDEQLPKAQAELNEVAKAIRNFRQTYNIVDPDEYALRVIQFRDGLEQQEKQAEIALARTQRQYQEINRQLRDLGQNPETIVAYTLLSQDQVYQSLASQLKELETQYALGSVNFYDSYHVMEDIKLKQAELRTLMQERSQQILGDAVSQVNLEAIIVSQGSTSQVMGINGADTQAQALNPGQPVDSQGASTQVSGTISTIQSLASMRSQVETEQAALQSQIAGIQQAKTKVEKTFKQIPQLQQYYAEVKRQFDIKSKAVDYLMQRRQELYIEQAQENAPWQILEAPPLPSIPISPNLERGILLALVAGSLMGVATAFLLQKLDQRVKQVEEVKQMVRLPLLGTIPKVEKPLIQVNGETNTKAHYYNYSSFTEGLRTLAMNLRYTLTEKGKINSLALTSATSAEGKTTVTYNLGIVLAELGLNVLIIDADMRKPKIHKLAKLPNDEGLSEAITTERPWTDFVQIGVVENLHLITSGSTSPNPIALLNSDKMKQLLQQWQEAYDYVLVDTPPIGVVADAKSLANQVDSVLFVVGIEKATRRAINNSLEILRNSQCNIAGFTANLVDREFDYYSYSYYDSYYNQSTNGNGNGNGNGHHSEGRMQQLLQQFRRRE, encoded by the coding sequence ATGAATAATCAATTAGTAAATCCTAATAGTTTGTATTTGCCAACTCCAGAAACTGAATCAGCATTCTCTCTAACAGAGCTAAAGCAGACTCTTAGTCGCCAGTGGAAACCAGCATTACTAGTAGCCAGTACTGTATGTGCTGGTATCTTTTTATCTACAGTATTGCAAAACCCTAAATATCAATCTCAAACGCTGATTCTGTTGGAAAATCAGAAAACTCAACAATCAGCATCAGTATCGCCAGAGCAACAATCTTTGGCTACAGGCTATTACAATCTCAAAGATTTGTCTACAGAAGTATTAGTTTTACGGAGTTATCCTCTAATTGCTAAGGCAGTCAAGCAAGTTCAACAAAAATACGGTGATTTAACTGTTACTGATGTAATGGAAAACTTATCTATTACTCAAGCTGCTGTTAACGAGATGCCAACAGATGTATTAGTAGTTTCTTACACTGATACCAATCCCGAAAGAGCTAAAGCTGTTTTAGATGCTTTGGGTTCTACTTATGTGGAATATAGTTTAAATCGACAGCGATCGCAAGCTGGTAATGCAATCAATTTTATCGATGAACAACTACCCAAAGCGCAAGCTGAATTAAATGAGGTAGCCAAAGCAATTCGTAACTTTCGTCAAACCTACAATATAGTCGATCCTGATGAGTATGCCTTGCGGGTGATTCAATTTCGAGATGGGTTAGAGCAACAGGAAAAACAAGCAGAAATCGCTTTAGCAAGAACCCAAAGACAGTATCAAGAAATTAATCGTCAGCTAAGAGATTTGGGACAAAATCCAGAAACTATTGTTGCCTATACACTGCTCAGTCAAGACCAAGTTTATCAAAGTTTAGCTAGTCAACTAAAAGAACTGGAAACTCAATATGCATTAGGTAGTGTCAACTTTTATGACAGTTATCATGTTATGGAAGACATTAAGTTAAAACAAGCAGAGCTACGTACATTAATGCAAGAGCGATCGCAGCAAATTTTAGGAGATGCGGTTTCTCAAGTGAACCTCGAAGCGATAATTGTGAGTCAGGGAAGTACCAGTCAAGTTATGGGAATAAATGGTGCTGATACTCAAGCGCAAGCACTTAATCCTGGTCAACCTGTAGATTCACAAGGAGCTAGTACCCAAGTATCTGGAACTATTTCTACAATTCAAAGTCTTGCATCTATGCGATCGCAAGTAGAAACTGAACAAGCAGCTTTACAAAGTCAGATCGCTGGAATTCAACAAGCCAAAACAAAAGTAGAAAAGACATTTAAACAGATTCCTCAACTACAGCAATATTATGCTGAAGTAAAACGTCAATTTGACATTAAATCTAAAGCTGTAGATTATTTAATGCAAAGAAGACAGGAACTTTACATTGAGCAAGCCCAAGAAAATGCTCCTTGGCAAATTCTGGAAGCTCCTCCTTTGCCTAGCATTCCTATTTCTCCTAATCTTGAGCGAGGTATACTCTTGGCTCTAGTGGCGGGAAGCTTAATGGGAGTAGCAACAGCTTTCTTGCTGCAAAAGTTGGATCAGCGAGTGAAACAGGTAGAAGAAGTTAAACAAATGGTACGATTGCCACTACTAGGAACTATTCCCAAAGTAGAAAAACCACTCATTCAAGTCAATGGAGAAACCAACACCAAAGCTCATTACTATAATTATTCCTCCTTTACTGAAGGATTAAGAACTTTGGCAATGAACTTACGTTATACGCTTACTGAAAAGGGTAAGATTAATTCTCTAGCTTTGACCTCAGCTACATCTGCGGAAGGAAAAACTACCGTAACTTATAACTTAGGAATTGTCTTAGCAGAGTTAGGACTAAACGTCTTAATTATTGATGCAGATATGCGTAAGCCCAAAATTCATAAATTAGCCAAGCTACCTAATGATGAAGGTTTGAGTGAAGCAATTACTACCGAGCGGCCTTGGACTGACTTTGTGCAAATAGGTGTAGTGGAGAATCTGCATCTAATTACCTCTGGTTCGACATCTCCTAATCCTATTGCCTTGCTCAATTCGGACAAAATGAAGCAACTGTTACAACAATGGCAGGAAGCTTATGACTATGTTCTTGTAGATACACCACCAATTGGAGTGGTGGCTGACGCTAAAAGCCTGGCAAATCAAGTTGATAGTGTGTTGTTCGTCGTCGGAATTGAAAAAGCTACTCGCAGAGCGATTAACAATTCTTTGGAAATCCTCCGCAACAGTCAGTGCAATATTGCAGGTTTTACTGCTAATTTGGTTGACCGCGAGTTTGATTACTACTCTTACTCCTACTACGACTCTTATTACAATCAATCCACTAATGGCAATGGTAATGGCAATGGCAATGGTCATCATTCTGAAGGCAGAATGCAGCAATTATTGCAACAGTTCCGCCGTCGCGAGTAG
- a CDS encoding ABC-2 type transporter, protein MVDSPPELVIEAGRIERQYWRDLWRYRELFYFLAWRDILVRYKQTVIGMAWALIRPFLTMVVFTIVFGKLAKLPTEGSTPYPILVFAAMLPWQFFANSLSECSSSLVTNSNLISKVYFPRLIVPTSAVVVSFVDFLISGIILLGLMAWYDFVPSWRIITLPLFIAVAFAASMGAGLWLASLNVQYRDFRYIVPFIVQFGLYISPVGFSSSVVPEQWRFLYCLNPMVGVIDGFRWAILGGGSHLYVPGFLLSLALVLILFVGGIWYFRKMERTFADLI, encoded by the coding sequence ATGGTAGATAGCCCTCCAGAATTAGTTATCGAAGCAGGTCGCATCGAACGCCAATATTGGCGAGATTTATGGCGATATCGAGAGTTATTCTACTTTCTGGCTTGGCGAGATATCTTAGTTCGTTACAAGCAAACCGTAATCGGTATGGCTTGGGCGTTGATTAGACCTTTTTTAACAATGGTTGTCTTTACTATAGTATTTGGTAAATTAGCCAAACTTCCTACTGAAGGAAGCACCCCCTATCCTATCTTGGTTTTTGCAGCGATGCTTCCCTGGCAATTTTTTGCTAACTCTCTTTCCGAATGTAGTAGTAGCCTAGTTACTAATTCTAATCTCATTTCCAAAGTTTATTTTCCTCGTTTGATTGTACCGACAAGTGCAGTAGTAGTAAGCTTTGTTGACTTTCTAATTTCAGGAATAATTTTACTGGGATTAATGGCTTGGTATGATTTCGTTCCTAGTTGGCGAATTATTACTTTACCTTTATTTATTGCGGTTGCTTTTGCTGCTTCTATGGGTGCGGGCTTATGGCTCGCATCTTTAAATGTGCAATACCGAGATTTTCGTTATATTGTCCCGTTTATCGTTCAATTTGGTCTATATATTTCTCCGGTCGGTTTTAGTAGTAGCGTCGTTCCCGAGCAATGGCGTTTCTTGTATTGCCTCAATCCAATGGTAGGAGTAATTGATGGGTTTCGCTGGGCAATTTTAGGTGGCGGATCTCATCTTTATGTGCCAGGATTTCTATTGTCTTTAGCGTTGGTACTAATTTTATTTGTTGGAGGTATTTGGTATTTTCGGAAAATGGAACGCACCTTTGCTGATCTAATTTAA
- a CDS encoding acetyltransferase, with amino-acid sequence MPLILTNKPPIKSKLIIKIKLKLKIIYLELYQKMMQFLGEALLYFTNHVLSHIPFHFIRLFYYRVFLKFKIEKNSLIFMNAWFDTKGNFKIGKNSVINQKCRQDNRGGISIGDNVSISAEVCILTGDHDLKCDNFSGRTRPVKIEDYVFIGTRAMILPEVTLGKGSAVAAGALVTKDVSLFTIVAGVSAKSIGNRPTSLDYSCYYPRLFF; translated from the coding sequence ATGCCTTTGATTTTAACTAACAAACCACCGATTAAGAGCAAATTAATTATTAAGATAAAACTCAAACTTAAAATTATTTATTTGGAACTTTATCAAAAGATGATGCAATTTTTAGGCGAGGCTTTACTTTATTTTACTAATCATGTCTTATCTCATATACCTTTTCATTTTATACGTTTATTTTACTACCGAGTTTTTCTTAAATTTAAGATTGAAAAAAATAGTTTAATTTTTATGAATGCTTGGTTTGATACAAAAGGAAATTTTAAAATAGGAAAAAATTCTGTAATTAACCAAAAATGCAGACAAGATAATCGTGGAGGAATTAGTATTGGGGATAATGTTTCGATTTCTGCTGAGGTTTGTATTTTAACAGGAGATCACGATCTAAAATGTGACAATTTTTCTGGTCGAACTCGTCCTGTCAAAATTGAAGATTATGTTTTTATTGGAACAAGAGCAATGATTTTGCCTGAAGTTACTCTTGGTAAAGGTTCTGCTGTCGCTGCTGGTGCATTAGTAACTAAAGATGTTTCTCTTTTTACAATTGTCGCTGGTGTTTCTGCTAAATCTATAGGTAATAGACCAACTAGTTTGGATTACAGTTGCTATTATCCTCGATTATTTTTTTAA
- a CDS encoding putative glycosyl transferase, with product MSYPRLLLVQGTANSNSLNAAVSLSEIGLLNEVVTTLAYDPKGNIAKYIKKLPKKIGNTIESEFNRRIWNLPQDGLIRRHIGAELLRLTLVKLDIYKYIGLNPRRLIDWVYFSLDSHTAKKHLNNIDAVYGYEDEVATTFEVAKKKGIICLYDLPIMFYQMSRNIQAQEAELFPDLSDSLMAVNEPSWKIKRKEKEIQLADHIFVASSITKRSVLELGISSEKISVIPYGAPIDYFQPQTKLDRKFRALYVGRLSPRKGVHYLLKAWQELKLPNAELLFVGSNLFPHGWLDSYAGQFRHISSVSHVSLNQYYSSGSVLVFPSLVEGFGLVLTEAMACGIPVITTPNTAGPDIITDGVEGFIIPIRDVEALKEKLEWCYKHPEELAEMGKAARRKAEQLTWDLYRQRLANRVQEILAQHQKV from the coding sequence ATGTCCTACCCTCGTCTTCTTTTGGTGCAAGGTACAGCTAACTCCAATTCATTAAATGCTGCTGTATCTTTATCGGAAATTGGTTTATTAAATGAAGTAGTTACTACTCTTGCCTACGATCCGAAGGGAAATATAGCAAAATACATTAAAAAACTACCAAAAAAAATAGGAAATACTATAGAATCTGAATTTAATCGTCGAATTTGGAATTTACCTCAAGATGGCTTGATTCGTAGACATATAGGTGCAGAATTATTGCGATTAACATTAGTTAAATTAGATATATATAAATATATTGGTTTAAATCCTAGAAGATTAATTGATTGGGTATATTTTTCCTTAGATAGTCATACTGCAAAAAAGCATCTTAATAATATTGATGCGGTTTATGGTTATGAAGATGAAGTAGCAACTACATTCGAGGTTGCTAAAAAGAAAGGAATTATTTGTTTATACGATCTGCCGATTATGTTTTATCAGATGAGTCGAAATATTCAAGCCCAAGAAGCTGAACTTTTTCCGGATTTATCTGATTCATTGATGGCAGTTAATGAACCTTCTTGGAAAATTAAACGTAAAGAGAAAGAAATTCAATTAGCCGACCATATTTTTGTTGCTTCTTCAATTACTAAAAGATCGGTACTTGAGTTGGGAATTAGTTCAGAAAAAATTAGTGTAATTCCTTATGGCGCACCAATAGATTACTTTCAGCCACAAACTAAACTAGATCGAAAATTTCGTGCCTTATATGTAGGTAGGTTATCGCCAAGAAAAGGAGTTCATTATTTATTAAAAGCTTGGCAAGAATTGAAATTACCTAATGCAGAGTTATTGTTTGTTGGCTCAAATTTATTTCCTCATGGTTGGCTAGACAGCTATGCAGGTCAATTCCGTCATATTTCCTCTGTTTCTCATGTTTCTCTCAATCAATACTACAGTTCTGGCAGTGTATTAGTTTTTCCCTCTTTAGTAGAAGGATTTGGATTAGTACTGACTGAAGCAATGGCTTGTGGTATTCCTGTTATTACTACTCCTAATACTGCCGGTCCAGATATTATCACTGATGGAGTTGAAGGTTTTATTATTCCGATTAGAGATGTAGAAGCACTTAAAGAAAAACTAGAGTGGTGCTACAAACATCCCGAAGAATTAGCCGAGATGGGTAAAGCAGCCAGAAGGAAAGCAGAACAATTAACTTGGGATTTGTATCGTCAAAGATTGGCTAACCGAGTACAAGAAATTTTAGCCCAACATCAGAAGGTGTAA
- a CDS encoding glycosyltransferase, producing the protein MNNEQLKIPSFHLWIPNIFEFKGGIQVYSAILLEALQKLYPQSKYDVLLLHDRSYRAGFISSNKIRWHYCGRVPIALRYFVYTAQLVGWGLWQKPKLIIATHLNFTVVAYWLKKLIGIHYWTVAHGIEAWDIQRPALTRALHYADKILAVSNYTRDRLIAEQKLDPNKIAVLPNTFDASRFQIATKPKYLLEKYGLQAQQPVILTVARLAEAQRYKGYDQILQTLPQIRQTIPDVHYLIVGKGKDRPRIESLIEYLGLQDCVTLAGFVPDEQLCDYYNLCDVFAMPSKKEGFGIVYLEALACGKPVLAGNQDGAVDALCHGELGALVNPDNMDEITQTIIQILQGKYPNSLIYQPEELRKKVINIFGFESFKKTLSTYLFEQQISVDKTIE; encoded by the coding sequence ATGAATAATGAACAATTAAAAATACCTTCTTTTCATTTGTGGATTCCTAATATTTTTGAATTTAAGGGAGGTATTCAGGTTTATTCGGCTATTTTACTAGAAGCTTTGCAGAAATTATATCCTCAAAGCAAGTACGATGTTTTGTTATTACACGATCGCTCTTATAGGGCTGGTTTTATTTCCTCTAATAAAATTAGATGGCACTATTGCGGTAGGGTTCCCATAGCATTAAGATACTTTGTTTATACTGCTCAATTAGTCGGCTGGGGACTATGGCAAAAACCTAAATTAATTATTGCTACTCATCTCAACTTCACAGTAGTTGCCTATTGGTTAAAAAAATTAATAGGTATTCATTATTGGACAGTAGCTCATGGAATCGAAGCTTGGGATATTCAGCGTCCTGCTTTAACTAGAGCTTTGCATTATGCAGATAAAATACTAGCAGTAAGTAATTATACCCGAGATCGCTTGATTGCTGAACAAAAACTCGATCCAAACAAAATTGCTGTTTTACCTAACACTTTTGATGCCAGTCGTTTCCAAATCGCCACCAAACCTAAATATTTGCTGGAAAAATATGGATTGCAAGCCCAACAACCAGTAATTTTAACTGTTGCTAGACTAGCTGAAGCTCAAAGATATAAAGGTTACGACCAAATCTTGCAAACATTACCGCAGATACGTCAGACTATTCCCGATGTGCATTATTTAATTGTAGGTAAAGGAAAAGATCGACCTCGTATTGAAAGCTTAATCGAGTACTTAGGATTGCAAGACTGTGTTACTTTAGCTGGCTTTGTTCCCGACGAACAACTGTGTGATTATTACAATCTCTGCGATGTTTTTGCTATGCCTAGTAAGAAAGAAGGATTTGGTATTGTCTATCTAGAAGCTTTAGCTTGTGGTAAACCAGTTTTAGCAGGAAACCAAGATGGTGCAGTTGATGCTTTGTGTCATGGTGAATTAGGTGCTTTAGTTAATCCCGATAATATGGATGAAATTACCCAAACAATAATTCAAATTTTACAAGGTAAATATCCAAATTCTCTAATTTATCAACCTGAAGAATTAAGAAAAAAAGTAATTAATATATTTGGTTTTGAAAGTTTTAAAAAAACTCTATCGACTTATCTTTTTGAGCAACAAATCAGCGTTGACAAAACCATTGAATAA
- a CDS encoding glycosyl transferase family 2 translates to MLEDITPLILTYNEAPNIGRTLAQLTWAKKIIIIDSYSTDTTLELLHSYPQVQIFSRNFDTFANQCNYGLEQINTEWVLSIDADYILTEQLIREINSLSPENLYDGYFVNFKYCIFGKPLRATLLPHRQVLFKRNKAHYVDDGHAHQVIVKGKSSHLNSYIYHDDRKSLTRWLQSQDRYMIFEVKKLLETPEHELSVGDKIRRKKILAPFVILFYCLILKGGILDGWRGWYYAFQRTLAEILLSIRLIEKNVSYQ, encoded by the coding sequence ATGCTTGAAGACATAACTCCACTAATACTTACTTATAATGAAGCTCCCAATATTGGTCGTACTTTAGCTCAACTTACCTGGGCAAAAAAAATAATTATTATTGATAGTTATAGTACAGATACTACTTTAGAGCTTCTTCACTCTTATCCTCAAGTACAAATATTTTCGAGGAATTTTGATACTTTTGCTAATCAATGTAATTATGGATTAGAACAAATAAATACTGAGTGGGTACTTTCTATCGATGCAGATTATATACTTACCGAGCAATTAATTAGAGAAATTAATTCTTTATCACCAGAAAACTTGTATGATGGTTATTTTGTAAACTTTAAATATTGCATTTTTGGTAAGCCATTACGAGCGACATTACTACCTCATCGTCAAGTGCTTTTTAAACGAAACAAAGCACATTATGTCGATGATGGTCATGCTCATCAAGTTATTGTCAAAGGAAAATCTAGTCATCTTAATTCTTATATTTATCACGACGATCGCAAATCTTTAACTCGATGGTTACAATCTCAAGACCGCTACATGATCTTTGAAGTAAAAAAATTGTTAGAAACACCTGAACATGAACTAAGTGTTGGAGATAAAATTCGTAGAAAAAAAATTCTTGCCCCTTTTGTAATTTTATTTTATTGCTTAATTCTCAAGGGAGGAATATTAGATGGTTGGAGAGGTTGGTACTATGCTTTTCAACGAACTTTAGCAGAAATTTTACTTTCCATTCGTTTAATTGAAAAAAATGTTAGCTACCAATAA